The sequence AAGTCCCGTATTACCTGAATACAATATAATACTTCCAATATTACCCGCAAAATGACAATTTTCTCCTTAACTTTTGACAAAAACAGAAAAGGGCACTAAATTGCAACCTCGCTTTATACGATAATGGAAATGGCGTTTTATAATTTTCCTGAAATCCGTTAAAACGCCGGCTTTTAAGATAGAAAAAGATATATCACTAATCTCCACTACAATTATTGGGGGAATTAAATGCGTTCGAAATTCTATTACCTGCCTGTAATTTTATTTATTTCATTATTCCTTGGCCCCTCAACTCTTCCGGCTCAGGAAGCAGAAGATTCAACAAAAGAAGAGTCAAAACCATATTCATTTAATTTTGGCGCAGACGTCGTAAGCCGCTATGTATGGCGCGGAATTGAACTTGGAGAGTCCATGCCGCAGGTCCAGCCATACGGTTCATTTGACCTGAGCCTTAATTCTGCGGGAAGTCTCAGCCTGGGGGTCTGGGGATCATACGGTTTTACAGGAAATTACGCTGAAAATGACTTTTATCTGAAATATTCTTATGAAACCTCAGCCGGCACATTCTCGGCTACGGCAACAGATTATTATTATCCCTATATCGATACCCTGAAGCTCTCTGACTTTAAGAATAACGGTGAAGGAGCCCACACGATGGAAGCCTCCTTCCTTTATAACGGTCCTGAAAGCTTTCCCATTAGTTTTACACTGAGCAGCAACATTTATAACGACCTGCCTGAGAATAAGTCGCTTTATGTAGAAGTTGGCTACCCGGTTAAATTTAACGGGACCTCGTTAAATTTCTTTGCCGGAGCTGCCCAGGGTCCGAGCGTCTGGCACTGCGTTACAAGTGATAAATTTGAAATAATTAACCTCGGCTTTAATGTCTCAAAAGATATTAAAATCACACAGGATTTTAACCTGCCTGTGGGGCTTTCCTTTGTTATGAACCCACACGTAAAAAATACATATATAGTATTTAAGGTCAGTTTATAAATATTTAAAACTTTTTACGGCTTCAGGCTGTATAAGCCTGTGCTGAGCCGGAACTTTAGTTCCGGCTCAGAAGCCGTTTTATTACAAACTATTTGAGGGGAAAGTTTTATGTTCCGAACTATCAAACACAAGTTGAGCAACCTCCTGATTCGTGACAAAATAATGCTCCTGATCTCATTGTTCGGGTTCGTTATGATAGGCTTTTACACCTATTTCTCATACAGCAATGAAAAAGAAATTTTATCCAAATCTATTGATGAAAAACTTATAGCGGCTGCATACGGCGTTTATTATGCATTCGGGGATGCATACCATGACAGCCTTACAGGGCCTAATTCCGTCTCGGAAGCACAGAACCTCGAGAACACCAAGAAACTCAACATCATTACAAAAAAGCTTGGTCTTTCTTATGTCTATACCATGGCGCAGACCCCGGATGACAGCCTTCACTTTACTTCATCCAGCGCAACAGACGAGGAATTAGCCAAGGGAGAATACTCCCCTTTCTTTGAAACCTATCCTGAGGCTTCAGAAGCGCTGCATAACATCTTTCATAATAAGAAGATGTATTTTGAAGATACAAATGACAAATGGGGCTCACTGCGTTCAGTGCTCATACCTTTTACAACCCCAAACGGTAAGACCTATATTATTGGGGCTGATTATTCCTTGAAAGATATTCATTCGGCCAGGGTAAGAACGTTCCTTACAAATATCGGTTCAGGAGCTGTATTGTATATCCTGTTCCTGCTTCTTACCTCAATGGTGGTTAAAAAGATTACCGGTCCCATTAACTATCTTGCACAGACTGCAAAGAAAATATCCGATGGCGACCTCGGTTTGTCTCTTGCCGTTAACAGTAAAGATGAAACACGTCTGCTTTCGGAATCGCTTGCCAAAATGGTGGGAAATATCAAAGAAAATCTGGAAAACCTCAAGTCTGAAAAAGCAGGAGTGGAAAAGAAAGTTGAAGAAGCCGTAAGAGAATCTGAAGCCCAAAAGGGATATCTTGCCAGATCGGTTGAGGAAATTCTCCAGGCAATGGAAAAGTTTTCAAATGGCGACCTGACCGTAAGGCTTCACAGCGATAAGGACGATGTAATCGGCAGGCTGTTCAAGGGCTTTAACTCTACGGTTGAGAATTTCAATTATATGGTTTCCAACGTTGCACAGGCGGTTAGTGAAACTGCCGGTGCAAGCAGCCAGATCTCCTCAAGCACTGAGCAGATTGCCAAGGGAAGTACGAGCCAGGCAGAGCAGGCGGCAGAAATTGCCGCGGCAATTGACCAGATGACAAGAACTATAATTGATACAACACAGAACACTTCACTTGCCGCTGACACTGCAAAGCAGGCAGGAGAAAAAGCACGCGACGGCGGAAAAGTAGTAAAAGAAACTATTTCCGGAATGAATAAAATTGCCGATGTTGTCCTGACTTCTGCAACAACTGTTGAGGAACTGGGAAGAAACAGCGGACAGATCGGTGAGATAATTCAGGTAATTGACGACATTGCAGACCAGACAAACCTCCTTGCCTTAAATGCCGCAATTGAGGCTGCCAGGGCCGGTGAGCAGGGACGCGGTTTTGCTGTTGTGGCAGACGAAGTGCGCAAGCTTGCAGAAAAAACCACAAAGGCCACAAAGGAAATTTCACTTATGATCAATCAGATCCAGAAAGATACTGCTGCTGCAATAGACTCAATTTCCAAGGGCACTTTAGAAGTGGAAAATGGGAAAAACCTTGCAAACCGTGCCGGTTCTGCGCTGGATGAAATTATCAGGGGAACTGAAAAGGTAAGTGAACTTATTCTTCAGATCGCTTCAGCCAGCCAGGAACAGTCTACAGCAAGCGAAGAAATAAGTAAAAGCGTTGAGGCTATTACAGACGTAACGCGCCAGTCCTCTTCAGGACTTCACGAAGTGGCACAGGCTGCCGAAGGGCTCGAACACCTGACACTCGACCTGCAGACACTTGTAAATAAATTTAATACCGGTTCTGAAGTCCCCGTCCACCAGCGTTAAATCTTAATCCCCCGGTTAAACCTATGAAAGATTAGCAGACTAAAAGAAGCATTGTTTCTTTTGCTGCTAATCTTTATTTTTTTTCACATCAGTCAAGACTCCGAACTTTAAGATAATTGCTTTTATGAATGTGGTTTGTAATGATGAAGTGGAAACGTTTTATACCGCTGCTTGTTTTTCTAATATTTGCCGGGAATTCTGCTGCACAGGACTCTGCCGGGATAGGTGCGCCAAATTGCCTTAAAGTCTTAAAGGCTCTTTCCCTTGAGGTCGGCCGCCTGGAAAGGCAGTATAACAGCCCCTCGGCAAAAAAGATTGTTGAGGCCTCAGATAAGATTTCTTCAGGTGAAATAACGGATAACTCCCCGGGTGACTTCGACTCAATGCTCGTGGAAATTGAGAATACTCACCTTCCCGGTGATGCACTGGCGGTATACTCATCTATATCAAATGATTTTATGCCGGAAATTTCTTTTTCGGAAGCCGGCTTCCGCATCCTTAACGCGGTTCAAAAACGGCTGGAAAACCTTTTCCAAAGTCTGCGTTCTGACAAAAAAATGGTAAGCTTGGCCATTTTTGCCACCACGAACCTGGATGTAAGCCGTATGAAAACCGCCCTTGTGAGAAGGCAGATCAGGATACTTTCCGAATGCGGGAAAAAAGAGGAGCGCATGCGCTGCTGGCTTGCCGTAAAAAGAATGCTCGGTGAAATAGACATCCCTAAATCTGAAAGCGGTAACATGGTTGTACAGAACAGCCCGTACGGCATTCAGATACTTCCGGGCGAAATCCTGGCAAAGCTTAAGCCTCTTTCGGAAAACGAAACTGATGATGATGTACGGCAATATTCTCTGGGGGCAATTAAAGCGGTCGAATCGGCACCTCCCAGGTATAAAGAAGGTGTGACGCAGATTGCACTTAATGAGCTTGATGGCTATAACGCCAAAGACCGTCTTATTAAATCAGATGCCCTCAGGCTTTTCCAAAAAGCCGACAGCGCCATTGGCAGGAGCGGGAAAATATCGCTTTATACAGATGCCATAAAAATGGACCCGCGCTTTACCGCAGCATACAGCAACCGCGGAAGCCTGTTATATGAAATTGGGGACTTTAAGCATGCCGAAGAGGACTTTCAAAAAGCTCTTTCTCTGGATCCGGGCTACTACACGCTTTATAAATATCTTGGCAACTGCAGCTATAAAATGGGCCGCCTTGAAGATGCCGTGAAGAATTTCTCTGAGGCCCTGAAGTATGAAATTACAGACACGCTCTTAATTAACAGGGGAATATGCTTAAGGAAATTAGGACGGACAAAGCAGGCGGCAAGCGACTTTTCGGCAGCAATAAGGTTTAACTCCAAATCGCTTCCGGCCCGTATAAACCGTGTGCAGTGCTATATTGCACTTAAAGAGTATAATGAGGCCGCAAGGGATTACGAGAAACTCATAGAGCTTCAGCCCCAAAACAGCAGCTACTATTATAACCTCGGGTGCCTGTATTCAATTCAGAAGGACTGGAATAAAGTGGTGGGAATATGGGAAGAGGGGCTCCGGGTGAATCCTCAGGATGAAAACATACTGAAAAACCTTCCAAAAGTAAGAGCCCGGCAGTCAGCAAAGGCTGAAGAAGAGAATAAGGGTGAAAAATAATGAACCTCAAATCCATCTTATCCGTCTAAAACATTAAAATAGCCCTATTTAACTCATATTGTCTTCCGGAGGTAACAATGAATCTGCGCATTCGGTCCGTTTTGTTATCTTTTATTCTTTTCACCCCATGCTGTTTTATAAGAGCCAATGCTGCCCACTCAGGTAAAGGGGGTGCCTTAAATGAAAAGGCGGTACTCGACAGCGCAATTGTAAAATTTCATTCCGGTGAACTTAGAAAAGGGCTCCTCTTAATTGACAGCCTCCTTAAGGCCGGGTGCAGCAGTCCATATGCTTTATATCTCAAGGGTGAATGTCTCCTACTTTCGGGAAAAGAAGAAACCCTCGCGCTTATTGATACACTAAGAAAATTAAATAATCATGAGTATGCCGGCGTGCTGGATCTTAAGACGGAGCTTTTTCTGGGGGACTCGGAATTTCCTGCGAAATTAAAAGAAATGAAGGAAAAGTACCCCGCCAACCCTGAAGTGGAGCTTTCGGAATGGCTCTTCAGGCTGGATCATGGTGAATTTGAGTGGGCAAAGAAAAAAGTTGATGAAGTTTCAGATAAAGTTCTCTTCCGGTTCCTGCCTTATGAGGCTTTCTATTTTTTAGCCGTAAATTCGGATTATGAGGCTGCTTACTCAGTAATAAAAAAGGCAATGGATAAGAAGCTCTTAAAAATGACCAAAACTTTCCTTCAGCAGGAAGCGCTTCACAGACTCCCTGTTTCCACCTCTGAAATTTATGTGGCTGAAATCCCTTATGCCGAATGCGGGCCTTACTTCGGAATTGAGCTTGAAGACACTTCAGGCAATAAGATAAAGGCAAGCCTGGATACCGGAACAAGCGGCAGATATCTGTCAATTCACAAAAAGCTTCTGGGAGAAAAGATCCCGGGCGGAAATGCAATCTGTATTGAAAAAGGTATTCAATACCGCTATATGAGTGCTCCCAGTGATGCATTTATAAAGGCGGCATCGCTGAAAACCCCATCAGTAAAGGACTTCCCCGTATTGTACTTTGAGGGCAGCCTTACTTCCTCCGACGGGGTCTTCTCCCCCTTTGCCTTTAAGGACCTGGCTTTAACTGTGGATCCGGTAAACAGGAAGTTTACGCTCAGGAACGAAGCCGCCTTAAAAAAATACTATTCAGAAATGAGTAATAAGTTTGAGGAAATAAACTACATCGAGCGCTTCGGATGGATTTTTATTCCATGCAGGCTTCGGGGCAGGGAAGTTCTCATGATGCTTGAAACAGGCTCGAGGGATGTCAATTTCAACTCCCTGGCGGCAAGGAAATACAAAATTCCGGTAGCAAAGAGTACCACCTTGTGGAATGGTAAAGAATATCCGGTTACACGCCCGGATCTGACAATCAGGATAGGCGGCATGGATTATAAGCCTGAAGACGGTTTTGTGGAAGATTTTGTAATGGGAAACAATATCTACGGACTTGCCTGTGCAGGGGATATAGGACCTGAATTTCTAAGGAATTACAGATTTACAATTGATCCTTTTGAAAAAAAGATCGTACTGGAAAGGCAGCCCCGGTAAATCTGAAGATTCAACGTTTATTCCAGAAGAACTTTTTTACTCATAAACTGCGTTATTATTATAACAGTTTAAGAGGAAATAATATGTTAAGGCTATTCATGGTTACACTCATAAGCGGACTCCTTTTTGCGTCTTCCGGGAGCATTACAACGCTGAAGGAAGGTGACAAGGCACCCGACTTTACGCTGAAGGATGCTTACGGCAAAAGCTACACTCTTTCATCCTTCAGGGATAAATCTCCCGTTGTCCTCTACTTTTATCCAAAGGCCGGAACCACGGGCTGCACAAAGGAAGCCTGCGGCATCAGGGACGATATGAGTAAATTCAGGAAAAATAATATTACAGTTCTTGGCGTCAGCGTGGATTCTAAGGAAGCCATTAAGAAATTTATAGATGATTACCATCTTAATTTCCCCCTCCTTTCCGACAAAGATAAAAACATCTCCAGGGATTACGGAGTATTAAATAAACTTGGGGTGGATAACAGAATTACTTTTATAATTGATAAGAAGGGGATCATTAGCTCCATAATCCGCGATGTCGACGTAACGACACACTCAGAACAGGCGTATAATCTTGCTTCAAAACTGCTCTGAAAGCTTTAGAGAAATGATTTAAGTCCTGCCCCTTAGTGGCCTATAGTCACGCTCAGGGGCGGGAGGCTTTCGCTCCCTTGCTATTATGCCCTATTTCCGTTATTTTTTGCTTGTCCGGGCTATTCCTGAGTTTATGTGCATTTTACGGAAGTCCGGCAATTTTTTTTAAATCAGTCCCATTTGGGAGAAGTCCTTTTATGGAAAGAAGTCATATTGAAGCACCTTTAGGGGATCAGAACCTGCCAGGAAGTGATGGGGAATTATATGCTCTTTTTGAGAATCTTCCGGAGCCTTTTGCCGTAATCTTTCCTTTACATGATTCACCGGAAAATGCAATTGGGAAAGATTCAGCTGTCTACAGAGTAAATTTTTTAAATGAAGCTGCCATAGAGAGTCTGCAGCTTGACAGGGATAAAATAAAAGATCTTAATTTATCGGATCTCTTTTCTGAAAAGCAGAATGTAAAGCTCTTTAATGCAATCCGTGAGGCTTTGAAAAAGCGCCTTCCTGAAAAAATTATATCGCTCCCATATAAACTTAAAAATGCCCGCAAGAAGGGCAAAATTGATATCAGTATTTCACCTTTCGATAAAGGCCTTGCCCTGAGCTGGAAGGAAAAAATAGCTGGAGCTGAAGTGAGCAAAAAGCTCATGCAGACTCTTGAGCTCGAGCGTGCATGGTTTAATTCCATAATGGCCCAGATGCCCTCCGGCGTCTCAATTGCCGAGGCCCCCTCGGGAAGACTCATTTATCATAATGAACAGGGAGTTAAACTGATCAGGCATTCAATGCTGCAGGTGGAAGACTTTTATGATTACGCAAAATACGGCGCAATGCACGACCCTGAAACTCCTTTCCTTTCTGAAGAGTACCCGATTACAAGGGCCTTAAGAGGAGAAACTGTCTTAGGTGAGGAGATGCTCTACCTCAGGGGAGACGGGACCTATACATATCTTTCAGTTAACGCTGCACCCGTTAAAAATGCTGATGGAGAGATCATAGCTGCGGTAAGTACATTCGATGACGTGGGTGAAAAAAGACGGACAGAAGCTGAATTAGAAGAAAGTAAGCGCATACTTGATGCACTTATGGAGTTTGTGCCTGAAGGCATTACGATTGCAGACGCAAAAAATGCAAATATCCGGATGGTCAGCCGCTACGGAGAAGAAAAGCTTGGCGGAGCTCACCGCGGCCTGACGGCAAATGCGGTTGCGGAGAAGTGGAAGGTTTATTACCCGGATGGTGTAACTGAAATGGAAACGGAGAACCTGCCTCTTGTACGTGCAATTGAAAAGGGGGAAGAGGTAAATAATGCTGAAGTAATTCAGGTTAACTCCAAAGGCGAGGCGCTCCATCTGTTGTGCAATGCCGCCCCTATAAAAACCAGAGAGGGTGAAATTACAGGCGGTATTGTTGCCTGGAGGGATATTTCTGAACGAAAAGATGCCGAAGAGGCGCTGCGCGAGAGTGAAAGGCGCTATAAGGAACTTTCCGGAACTCTTGAAATTGAACGCGGCAAACTGGCTGCAATTATTGAAAACCTGCCCGCGGGCGTTGGTGTTAGTGATCAGTCAGGCAAAATAATCTCCTTTAATAAGGCGGGTCTGGCCATGCACGGCTCACAGGGTGAAAGTATTTCCTCCGATTTCAATGAGTATGTACAAAAGTTTGAGCTTTTCTATCCCGGCGGGAATGTGATGCCCCTGGAAGAATGGCCCATTTCAAGAGCAGTTAAAGGTGAATTTGTAAAGAATTATGAGCTGCGGCTGCGGAACAGGGCTAACGGCATTGAAAGCATCCTTTCCTATTTTGTCGAACCCGTGCGTAACAGCCAGGGAGAAGTTGTACTGATTATCTATGTTATTCTGGATATTACAGAGCAAAAACAGGTGGAGGAATCACTCAGGGTTGCGCTTCAGCATTTGAAGTTTCACGTCGAGAATTCTCCCCTTGCCGTAGTTGAATTTAACAACGAGTACAAGGTGACAAGCTGGTCAGGGAAGGCCGAGGAGATCTTCGGCTGGAAGGCCGAAGAGGTGATCGGCAAAAAGATCGGGGAATTCAAATGGGTTCATGAGGAGGATGCTAAGAGGGTTTCGGATCTCAGCGCTGCAATGTTTGCCTCGAAGAAAACCAGCAACCTCCATACAAACCGCAATTACCGCAAAGACGGCTCGGTGATTACGTGCGAGTGGTACAATTCGGCCCTCGTGGATGCAGATGGAAACCTTGTCTCTGTGCTTTCACTGGTGCTGGATATTACGCAAAGAGAAAAGATGATGCGGCAGCTGGAGGAGACGCTCAGAAACCTCAGGCGTTCAAATGAGGAACTAGAGCAGTTTGCCTACGTGGCCAGCCACGACCTGCAGGAGCCTCTTAGGATGGTCTCTAATTGTACACAGATGCTCTCAAAAAGGTATAAGGATAAACTTGACGCAAGCGCCGACCAGCTGATTGAATTTATAGTTGAAGGCTCCATCAGAATGAAGTCTCTTATTCAGGATCTTCTTTCATTTTCACGGATTACAACAAAAGGCGAAAACTTTGCGCCAACTGACTTGAACCTCCTTATGCAGAATGTTATAGCCGACCTGAAGGTGGCAGTTGAAGAAAATAACGCAAAAATCACATACGGGAAGCTTCCGGTAATAAACGCAGATACAACGCAGATACGCCAGGTTTTTCAGAATCTCATCTCCAATGCCATTAAGTTCAGGGGGGCGGATGACCCTGAAATCAGTATCGGCGCAGAGAAAAAAGCCGGGCAGTGGCTCTTTTCAGTAAAAGATAACGGGATTGGGATTGCTCCGGAATTCTTTGACAAGATATTTGTAATATTCCAGAGGCTGCATGAAAGGGAGGCTTATCCCGGGACCGGAATCGGCCTTGCTATATGCAAAAGAATTGTTGAACACCACGGCGGCAATATCTGGGTTGAATCCGAAGAGGGTAAAGGCGCAGCCTTTTATTTCACACTTCCTTCTTAAATATTAAACATGGCCAGGCAAAGTGCCCGGCCATGTTTTGAAATTTCCTAAACCTCAATTCTTCATTCCCCCCGAAAAATAAATTTTATTTTTGTTCTGATTTTAGCCTAAAAGTCTTAGTTTTACAGGAAAAATATTCAATAACTTCAGGACTAAAGCAGCAATGGGTATAAGATATTTTTTCTGTTTTTTCTTCATCTTGCTTTCTCAGGTTTTATCCCCTGTATCAGTAAAAGCACAGACTACTGACGGAAGGCTGAAGGGATTTATAAAAAGCCCCTTTTTTAACGAGCAGATACTGAACTTTAGTTTCAGTCCTGAAGTCAGAATTCAGATCAATGTCCCCGGTGAGGCTTCCTTCGATATAAATAAGCCCACGGGACTCATTTTCTTTGCACTTCCTAACGGCAACACGATAGAACAAACCATCGGCAAGAAATTAGCCCCGGGGGACGACTGGCACTTTGACATCCAGCATATAGGCGCACAGACAAGATTTCTCCGCCGGATGATGAAAGATTATAACGCCGTTGTAATTTACCTTCAGACCGATCAGAAAAGCTGGCCATCATGGAGGAGTAAACACCCGGATAATGCAATTCTTGTTAAGAATATTGTAGATTCGGTGAAAAACATTTTTAAGGATTATAATCCCTTTGTTATCCTAACGGGCCACAGCGGGGGCGGCGGCTTTACTTTCAGCTTTATGAACGCCGTGGATTCAATTCCTGATTACGTCAAAAGGATCTCTTTTCTGGACAGCGACTATAACTACGACGACACATATGGCAGGAAGCTGGCACAGTGGCTTAAATCCTCAGAGAGCCACTTCTTAAGCGTTATAGCCTATAACGACAGCATTGCACTTTATAATGGTAAGCCTATAGTCAGCGCAACGGGCGGCACATGGTACAGGACAAAAATGATGCAGAAGTACCTCGCAGGTTATTTTAATTTCACAGTCCAGGCAGATACGTCATTTATAAAGTATACAGCTCTTAATGGAAGAATTAAGATTATTCTGAAGGAAAACCCGGGAAGGCAGATATTACATACCGTGCAGGTTGAACTGAACGGGTTTATTCAGACTATGTCCTCTGGCACCCCGTATGAAGGTGCAGGATACAGCTATTTTGGCTCAAGGGCCTATACGGATTTAATTCAGGCAGAAGTCTACGTTCCCAAAATGCTTAATCTTCCTCCGCGCTCCTTAAACAGTCTTACAGGTTCTGCCTTCATGCAGAAAGTTCAGTACATGACATTTGAGCAGAGGGAAACGGAAATATATAATGAAATTTCAAGAGGCAACGTACCGGACTTTTTGAGAAATCTCGTTACAATTAGTACTACGTTAAAAGACGCCGCGGGGTTAAACCACTCTGTTATCTACGATGTTGCGCCCGATTACCTTGCAATCGGCTCCAATCAGGACTTCTGCCGCATTCCGATGGGCCCAATAACGGCACAGAGGCTTGCAAATCTGATAGGTGCAGCGATGCCGACAAGTAAGCTTGTGGATGACATTTATACCCACTCTGAAGTAAAGCTTGCCCCGGTTACTTACTATCCCGTTGGGAACGCAAATGAATTGGTTCCAAAGTTTATTGAGCACAATAAGGCAATTGATTCGGAGATGGTTGCTGCAAAAGGAAGCCTTGGGCAGTTGACCGGAGGAACTAAGAAAGACGTTGTTGTAAGCAATAAGATCACCGATCCCTCCAGGCCGCGCCACGTGGTTATCTACGGATGGCACAAACCGGACGGGTCGGCTATTCAGCCTCTTACCAATATACATATAGATACATATGTGGATTACAGCCACGGCATCCGTCTTATTAATTCGGATATAATAATAGATGGAGTAAGCTATAAGACAGACAAAGTTCTTACCGATCCTGCGCGTTACAGTATAATCAGCAAAGAAAGTGCCCCGATGACGCAGCCGGGCTACTTAAGTACCACAAGCGTGCCTCAAAGCACCCCTTCGGGCGGCTACGGGCTGCTTCAGAATTACCCGAATCCCTTTAATCCGGAAACCGTTATTCCCTATCAGATTCCTG comes from Ignavibacteria bacterium and encodes:
- a CDS encoding HAMP domain-containing protein; translated protein: MFRTIKHKLSNLLIRDKIMLLISLFGFVMIGFYTYFSYSNEKEILSKSIDEKLIAAAYGVYYAFGDAYHDSLTGPNSVSEAQNLENTKKLNIITKKLGLSYVYTMAQTPDDSLHFTSSSATDEELAKGEYSPFFETYPEASEALHNIFHNKKMYFEDTNDKWGSLRSVLIPFTTPNGKTYIIGADYSLKDIHSARVRTFLTNIGSGAVLYILFLLLTSMVVKKITGPINYLAQTAKKISDGDLGLSLAVNSKDETRLLSESLAKMVGNIKENLENLKSEKAGVEKKVEEAVRESEAQKGYLARSVEEILQAMEKFSNGDLTVRLHSDKDDVIGRLFKGFNSTVENFNYMVSNVAQAVSETAGASSQISSSTEQIAKGSTSQAEQAAEIAAAIDQMTRTIIDTTQNTSLAADTAKQAGEKARDGGKVVKETISGMNKIADVVLTSATTVEELGRNSGQIGEIIQVIDDIADQTNLLALNAAIEAARAGEQGRGFAVVADEVRKLAEKTTKATKEISLMINQIQKDTAAAIDSISKGTLEVENGKNLANRAGSALDEIIRGTEKVSELILQIASASQEQSTASEEISKSVEAITDVTRQSSSGLHEVAQAAEGLEHLTLDLQTLVNKFNTGSEVPVHQR
- a CDS encoding tetratricopeptide repeat protein, which translates into the protein MMKWKRFIPLLVFLIFAGNSAAQDSAGIGAPNCLKVLKALSLEVGRLERQYNSPSAKKIVEASDKISSGEITDNSPGDFDSMLVEIENTHLPGDALAVYSSISNDFMPEISFSEAGFRILNAVQKRLENLFQSLRSDKKMVSLAIFATTNLDVSRMKTALVRRQIRILSECGKKEERMRCWLAVKRMLGEIDIPKSESGNMVVQNSPYGIQILPGEILAKLKPLSENETDDDVRQYSLGAIKAVESAPPRYKEGVTQIALNELDGYNAKDRLIKSDALRLFQKADSAIGRSGKISLYTDAIKMDPRFTAAYSNRGSLLYEIGDFKHAEEDFQKALSLDPGYYTLYKYLGNCSYKMGRLEDAVKNFSEALKYEITDTLLINRGICLRKLGRTKQAASDFSAAIRFNSKSLPARINRVQCYIALKEYNEAARDYEKLIELQPQNSSYYYNLGCLYSIQKDWNKVVGIWEEGLRVNPQDENILKNLPKVRARQSAKAEEENKGEK
- a CDS encoding peroxiredoxin, which encodes MTTLKEGDKAPDFTLKDAYGKSYTLSSFRDKSPVVLYFYPKAGTTGCTKEACGIRDDMSKFRKNNITVLGVSVDSKEAIKKFIDDYHLNFPLLSDKDKNISRDYGVLNKLGVDNRITFIIDKKGIISSIIRDVDVTTHSEQAYNLASKLL
- a CDS encoding PAS domain S-box protein codes for the protein MERSHIEAPLGDQNLPGSDGELYALFENLPEPFAVIFPLHDSPENAIGKDSAVYRVNFLNEAAIESLQLDRDKIKDLNLSDLFSEKQNVKLFNAIREALKKRLPEKIISLPYKLKNARKKGKIDISISPFDKGLALSWKEKIAGAEVSKKLMQTLELERAWFNSIMAQMPSGVSIAEAPSGRLIYHNEQGVKLIRHSMLQVEDFYDYAKYGAMHDPETPFLSEEYPITRALRGETVLGEEMLYLRGDGTYTYLSVNAAPVKNADGEIIAAVSTFDDVGEKRRTEAELEESKRILDALMEFVPEGITIADAKNANIRMVSRYGEEKLGGAHRGLTANAVAEKWKVYYPDGVTEMETENLPLVRAIEKGEEVNNAEVIQVNSKGEALHLLCNAAPIKTREGEITGGIVAWRDISERKDAEEALRESERRYKELSGTLEIERGKLAAIIENLPAGVGVSDQSGKIISFNKAGLAMHGSQGESISSDFNEYVQKFELFYPGGNVMPLEEWPISRAVKGEFVKNYELRLRNRANGIESILSYFVEPVRNSQGEVVLIIYVILDITEQKQVEESLRVALQHLKFHVENSPLAVVEFNNEYKVTSWSGKAEEIFGWKAEEVIGKKIGEFKWVHEEDAKRVSDLSAAMFASKKTSNLHTNRNYRKDGSVITCEWYNSALVDADGNLVSVLSLVLDITQREKMMRQLEETLRNLRRSNEELEQFAYVASHDLQEPLRMVSNCTQMLSKRYKDKLDASADQLIEFIVEGSIRMKSLIQDLLSFSRITTKGENFAPTDLNLLMQNVIADLKVAVEENNAKITYGKLPVINADTTQIRQVFQNLISNAIKFRGADDPEISIGAEKKAGQWLFSVKDNGIGIAPEFFDKIFVIFQRLHEREAYPGTGIGLAICKRIVEHHGGNIWVESEEGKGAAFYFTLPS
- a CDS encoding T9SS type A sorting domain-containing protein is translated as MGIRYFFCFFFILLSQVLSPVSVKAQTTDGRLKGFIKSPFFNEQILNFSFSPEVRIQINVPGEASFDINKPTGLIFFALPNGNTIEQTIGKKLAPGDDWHFDIQHIGAQTRFLRRMMKDYNAVVIYLQTDQKSWPSWRSKHPDNAILVKNIVDSVKNIFKDYNPFVILTGHSGGGGFTFSFMNAVDSIPDYVKRISFLDSDYNYDDTYGRKLAQWLKSSESHFLSVIAYNDSIALYNGKPIVSATGGTWYRTKMMQKYLAGYFNFTVQADTSFIKYTALNGRIKIILKENPGRQILHTVQVELNGFIQTMSSGTPYEGAGYSYFGSRAYTDLIQAEVYVPKMLNLPPRSLNSLTGSAFMQKVQYMTFEQRETEIYNEISRGNVPDFLRNLVTISTTLKDAAGLNHSVIYDVAPDYLAIGSNQDFCRIPMGPITAQRLANLIGAAMPTSKLVDDIYTHSEVKLAPVTYYPVGNANELVPKFIEHNKAIDSEMVAAKGSLGQLTGGTKKDVVVSNKITDPSRPRHVVIYGWHKPDGSAIQPLTNIHIDTYVDYSHGIRLINSDIIIDGVSYKTDKVLTDPARYSIISKESAPMTQPGYLSTTSVPQSTPSGGYGLLQNYPNPFNPETVIPYQIPEAGKVEIKIIDALGREVAGLLNQEMTAGKHEIRFNAKDLPGGIYFCHLKSGSYTETRKLVFIK